From Brassica oleracea var. oleracea cultivar TO1000 chromosome C3, BOL, whole genome shotgun sequence, a single genomic window includes:
- the LOC106328053 gene encoding lysM domain receptor-like kinase 3, translating into MSEISSDLNFFLTSPLTKSIKTHFDSPLTFIKSRSFLLKSLRQKHSFDSSMNLSASSFLILSVFFFILPNLSSSKPMNCTDTSRLCTSFLAFKPNPNQTFSIIQSMFDALPSDITADSTGEDDGGGYIYVKKNCSCLTTTPHQYATNTTFTIRQNRGYVYDAVVSAYSGLAFPPNTTRASSAGAVVSVQLLCGCSSGLWNYLMSYVTVSGDSVQSLSSRFGVSMDRIEQVNGISNPDNVTTGDLIFIPLDSVPGVPYEARKINPPAPSPSPVLTNSNISAADQVNHTSKGGHVPYIWIVGGLTVVLALLVMCILVCICLRSSSCGSSDEDGNEHNFQILRKSSFFCGSSRYNCCGSGDFRPTNGEETQSHHQAVAVPKALGDGVFEIEKPMVFTYEEICAATDGFSDSNLLGHGNYGSVYFGLLREQEVAVKRMTATKTKEFAAEMKVLCKVHHSNLVELIGYAATNDELFVVYEYVQKGMLKNHLHDPQSKGNTPLSWIMRNQIALDAARGLEYIHEHTKTHYVHRDIKTSNILLDEAFRAKISDFGLAKLVEKTGEGEISVTKVVGTYGYLAPEYLSDGRATSKSDVYAFGVVLFEIISGREAVIRTEAMGIKNPERRPLASIMLAALKNSPDSMNMLSLKEFVDPNMMDLYPHDCLFKIAMLAKQCVDDDPILRPNMKQVVISLSQILLSSIEWEATLAGNSQVFSGLVQGR; encoded by the exons ATGTCTGAGATTTCATCTGATCTCAACTTCTTTCTCACATCTCCATTAACAAAATCAATCAAAACCCATTTCGATTCACCACTCACTTTCATCAAATCAAGATCCTTTCTTCTCAAATCCCTTAGACAAAAACACTCTTTCGATTCCTCAATGAATCTCTCAGCTTCCAGTTTCTTGATTCTTTCCGTCTTCTTCTTCATCTTACCGAATCTCTCCTCCTCGAAGCCAATGAACTGCACCGACACTTCCCGTCTCTGTACTTCCTTCCTCGCTTTCAAACCGAACCCAAACCAAACCTTCTCCATAATCCAAAGCATGTTCGACGCATTACCATCCGACATAACCGCAGATTCCACCGGAGAAGACGACGGAGGAGGTTACATCTACGTCAAGAAGAACTGTTCTTGTCTCACCACGACTCCTCATCAGTACGCAACGAACACGACATTCACAATCAGACAGAACCGTGGCTACGTCTACGATGCTGTCGTCTCTGCTTACTCTGGTCTCGCGTTCCCACCGAACACTACTAGAGCATCTAGTGCCGGCGCGGTTGTGTCTGTGCAGCTTCTATGTGGTTGCTCGAGTGGTCTCTGGAACTACCTTATGAGCTACGTGACTGTCTCTGGAGACAGTGTTCAATCTCTCTCGAGCCGGTTCGGTGTTAGTATGGATCGAATCGAGCAGGTTAACGGAATCTCGAATCCTGACAATGTCACAACCGGAGATCTCATTTTCATCCCGCTTGATTCTG TGCCTGGAGTGCCTTATGAAGCAAGGAAGATAAACCCTCCTGCTCCTTCTCCTTCTCCTGTTTTAACCAATAGCAATATCTCAG CTGCTGACCAGGTGAATCACACTTCAAAGGGAGGTCATGTCCCTTATATATGGATTGTTGGTGGTCTTACAGTTGTGCTTGCGCTTCTTGTGATGTGTATACTTGTGTGTATCTGTTTGAGATCATCTAGTTGCGGATCGAGTGATGAAGATGGTAATGAACACAACTTCCAAATCCTTAGAAAGTCCAGTTTCTTCTGCGGGTCTAGTCGGTATAACTGCTGCGGATCCGGGGATTTTAGACCGACAAACGGTGAAGAAACTCAGAGCCATCATCAAGCTGTTGCTGTTCCTAAAG CTCTTGGTGATGGAGTGTTTGAGATAGAGAAGCCTATGGTGTTTACATATGAAGAAATCTGTGCGGCTACAGATGGATTCTCTGATTCTAATCTTCTTGGTCATGGAAATTATGGTTCAGTATACTTTGGTCTACTTAGAGAACAG GAAGTTGCTGTCAAAAGGATGACTGCTACAAAAACTAAAGAGTTTGCAGCAGAGATGAAAGTTCTTTGCAAAGTTCATCATTCAAATCTG GTAGAGTTGATCGGTTATGCTGCAACCAATGACGAGCTTTTCGTAGTGTACGAGTATGTGCAAAAGGGAATGCTGAAAAACCACTTGCATGATCCTCAGAGCAAAG GTAATACCCCACTGTCTTGGATAATGAGGAATCAGATTGCACTTGACGCAGCAAGAGGCTTGGAATACATTCATGAACATACTAAAACTCATTATGTTCACAGAGATATCAAAACAAGCAATATTTTACTCGATGAGGCGTTCAGGGCTAAG ATATCAGATTTTGGACTGGCAAAACTAGTTGAGAAAACTGGAGAGGGTGAAATTTCTGTTACTAAAGTTGTTGGTACATATGGTTATCTTGCACCGGA ATATCTAAGTGATGGTCGTGCCACCTCGAAAAGTGATGTTTATGCCTTTGGTGTTGTTCTTTTTGAGATTATTTCTGGAAGAGAAGCTGTTATAAGAACAGAGGCAATGGGAATTAAGAATCCAGAAAGACGTCCCTTGGCATCTATT ATGTTAGCGGCTCTTAAGAACTCACCAGACTCTATGAACATGTTGAGTTTAAAGGAGTTTGTTGATCCCAACATGATGGATTTATACCCACATGATTGTTTGTTTAAG ATTGCAATGTTGGCAAAGCAATGCGTGGATGATGATCCGATTCTAAGACCAAACATGAAGCAAGTGGTTATATCGCTTTCCCAGATACTCTTGTCTTCCATTGAATGGGAAGCTACACTTGCGGGAAACAGCCAAGTCTTTAGTGGTCTTGTCCAAGGAAGATGA
- the LOC106331200 gene encoding RING-H2 zinc finger protein RHA1a-like, translating to MDDIDIAILELTIFAMFMIICCCCCCRTGPVEVPPQLIDKTPQTQQDIETGQIKGILFKDIKEKEEEEGCGKRCCPICLEEYEDDHEIRRLEKCRHVFHRFCIDSWLQQKQNCPSCRRSV from the coding sequence ATGGATGATATTGATATAGCTATCCTTGAGCTCACCATCTTCGCGATGTTCATGATCATATGTTGTTGCTGTTGCTGTCGTACTGGTCCCGTTGAGGTACCTCCCCAGTTAATCGACAAAACTCCACAGACTCAACAAGACATTGAAACCGGACAGATAAAGGGCATACTGTTCAAAGATATCAAAGAGAAAGAAGAAGAAGAAGGGTGTGGTAAACGTTGTTGTCCAATTTGTTTGGAAGAGTACGAGGATGATCATGAGATTAGGCGTTTGGAGAAGTGTAGACATGTTTTTCATCGTTTTTGCATTGATTCTTGGCTTCAACAGAAACAAAACTGTCCAAGTTGTCGTCGTTCTGTTTGA